A genomic stretch from Arachis stenosperma cultivar V10309 chromosome 3, arast.V10309.gnm1.PFL2, whole genome shotgun sequence includes:
- the LOC130966677 gene encoding protein FAR1-RELATED SEQUENCE 5-like, translated as MSIYLDKSEQTWKVKKVILELNHELTHVGMVHMIADHCSMANVAKSQIDRVNVHGISTSKIVGYMTGMAGRYSLVSFLKNDAYNYADKSRRKKIVDDDANATIGYLEGKAIANHMSIMRYNLINDRRLGNLIWADGGSGVNYQYFGDVLAFDSTYKKNKYRRPVLIFFLFKQPQANNYLWVWDFHG; from the coding sequence ATGTCAATATATCTTGATAAAAGCGAACAAACTTGGAAGGTCAAGAAGGTTATCTTGGAGCTTAACCACGAGTTAACTCATGTTGGCATGGTTCACATGATTGCAGATCACTGTAGTATGGCGAATGTCGCAAAATCTCAAATAGATAGAGTGAATGTACATGGGATCTCAACTTCGAAGATAGTTGGTTACATGACGGGTATGGCTGGTAGGTACTCTTTGGTTAGCTTTTTGAAAAATGATGCATATAACTATGCTGACAAAAGTCGACGTAAAAAGATTGTAGACGATGACGCGAACGCTACTATAGGGTATCTGGAGGGTAAGGCTATTGCGAATCACATGTCAATTATGAGATACAACTTAATCAACGATCGAAGACTAGGGAATCTAATTTGGGCTGATGGAGGTAGTGGAGTTAATTACCAATATTTTGGTGATGTACTGGCTTTTGACTCTACGTATAAGAAGAACAAGTATAGGCGACCggttctaatattttttttgttcaaacAACCACAAGCAAACAACTATCTTTGGGTTTGGGATTTTCATGGATGA